Proteins from a genomic interval of Trichoderma breve strain T069 chromosome 2, whole genome shotgun sequence:
- a CDS encoding riboflavin kinase domain-containing protein, with protein MSSRPDIVGPQAGPESPYPYKMEGKVISGFGRGSKELGIPTANLPVDDTLTPWIANIPSGVYFGYASLALPDSHPDQPASASSGAFTVFPMVMSIGYNPFYKNTVRSAEVHILHKFGRDFYDAHMRLLILGFIREEKDYKSLEALIDDINFDCEVAKKSLSREGWAWDKGSKEDAEWFVKPL; from the exons atgtcGTCCCGCCCCGACATCGTCGGCCCTCAAGCCGGCCCCGAATCTCCCTACCCTTACAAAATGGAAGGCAAAGTCATTTCCGGCTTCGGCCGCGGCTCCAAAGAG CTCGGCATCCCAACCGCCAACCTCCCCGTCGACGACACTCTCACCCCCTGGATCGCAAACATCCCCTCGGGCGTCTACTTCGGCTACGCCTCCCTCGCCCTCCCAGACTCCCACCCGGACCAGcccgcctctgcctcttccggCGCATTCACCGTCTTCCCCATGGTCATGTCCATCGGGTACAACCCGTTCTACAAGAACACCGTGCGCAGCGCAGAGGTGCACATCCTGCATAAATTCGGGCGCGATTTCTACGATGCCCACATGCGTCTTCTGATTCTGGGTTTTATTCGCGAGGAGAAGGATTATAAGAGCCTGGAGGCGCTGATTGATGATATTAACTTTGATTGCGAGGTTGCGAAGAAGAGTCTTAGTAGGGAGGGGTGGGCGTGGGATAAGGGGAGCAAGGAGGATGCGGAGTGGTTTGTCAAGCCTTTATAG
- a CDS encoding NAD(P)H-binding domain-containing protein, translated as MAAPNSAAVFGSTGLVGSFILSNLLATGPFRPVHTVGRRAPKAESPNLNSIIDADVNKWPAALTAISPAPHVAFSAIGTTRAAAGGIENQWKIDHDLNVEVARAAKQAGVKTFVFISSVGSDGILASTSPYSKMKKGVETTVKELEFDHGIIVRPGLIMGEREQKRLMEGLAMTFARGLGFLGLKDSFAQDAEVIARAAIRATQLADEGKAPSKFWILGQSDIIRLGRTEWEASKEEAKEEAQ; from the coding sequence ATGGCTGCTCCCAACTCCGCCGCCGTCTTTGGCTCGACCGGCCTCGTAGGCTccttcatcctctccaacctCCTCGCAACCGGCCCCTTCAGGCCCGTCCACACCGTCGGCCGCCGCGCCCCAAAAGCTGAATCGCCCaacctcaactccatcatcgACGCCGACGTCAACAAGTGGCCCGCCGCCCTGACGGCCATCTCGCCCGCTCCCCACGTCGCCTTCTCCGCCATCGGCACGACCCGCGCGGCCGCCGGCGGCATCGAGAACCAGTGGAAGATTGACCACGACCTCAACGTCGAGGTGGCCCGCGCCGCCAAGCAGGCGGGCGTCAAGACctttgtcttcatctccagcgtCGGGTCCGACGGCATCCTGGCGTCCACGTCGCCCTacagcaagatgaagaagggcgTCGAGACCAcggtcaaggagctcgagTTTGACCACGGCATCATCGTGCGCCCCGGGCTCATCATGGGCGAGCGCGAGCAGAAGCGTCTTATGGAGGGACTTGCCATGACGTTTGCGCGCGGGCTGGGGTTTCTCGGATTAAAGGACAGCTTTGCACAGGATGCTGAGGTGATTGCGCGGGCGGCCATCCGGGCCACGCAGCTGGCCGACGAGGGCAAGGCGCCCAGCAAGTTCTGGATCCTCGGCCAGAGCGACATCATCAGGCTTGGCCGGACCGAGTGGGAGGCCAGTAAGGAGGAGGCTAAGGAGGAAGCTCAATGA